One stretch of Nocardia mangyaensis DNA includes these proteins:
- a CDS encoding PLP-dependent cysteine synthase family protein has translation MALVTRVTDLIGRTPLFELAVTDTGTRLLLKLEQFNPTGAAKIRMARSMVLDAEQRGLLRDGGHIIESTSGNTGLGLAVVAAERGYRFTAVVDNHACKDKLRAMRAMGTDLVFVADDGDDELATSAREDLAEAMAAARDDAYFTEQHNNDANAVGYHAVAEELLAEVDRVDILLSAVGTGGSLFGTAQRLRDLGKPARVIGVEPVGSIAFGGEGGPYWQSGTGTPPGATIGTAVDYALLDEGVKVSDVDAFATARAVARTHGLLIGGSAGGSVHNALARLEEFPAGSTVVTIVCDGGEKYLDTVFDDDWMSARELLDPAAECAVTTLLRRYSPLRRHDELMEVR, from the coding sequence ATGGCTCTCGTCACGCGCGTGACGGATCTGATCGGCCGCACTCCCCTGTTCGAACTCGCCGTCACCGATACCGGTACCCGACTGTTACTCAAGCTCGAACAGTTCAATCCGACCGGCGCCGCCAAGATCAGAATGGCCCGTTCGATGGTGCTCGACGCGGAGCAGCGGGGTTTGCTGCGTGATGGCGGGCATATCATCGAGTCGACGTCCGGCAACACCGGACTGGGCCTGGCAGTGGTCGCGGCCGAACGTGGCTACCGATTCACCGCGGTGGTCGACAACCACGCCTGTAAGGACAAACTGCGCGCGATGCGAGCCATGGGCACCGACCTGGTGTTCGTCGCCGACGACGGTGACGACGAGCTGGCCACCTCGGCACGAGAGGACCTCGCCGAGGCGATGGCGGCCGCCCGTGACGACGCCTACTTCACCGAACAGCACAACAACGACGCCAATGCCGTGGGCTACCACGCGGTGGCCGAGGAGTTGCTGGCCGAGGTGGATCGGGTCGACATCCTGCTCTCGGCGGTCGGCACCGGCGGCTCGCTGTTCGGCACCGCCCAGCGGTTGCGCGACCTCGGCAAGCCCGCCAGGGTCATCGGCGTGGAGCCGGTGGGTTCGATCGCCTTCGGCGGCGAGGGCGGCCCGTACTGGCAGTCCGGCACCGGAACCCCGCCCGGTGCGACCATCGGCACCGCCGTCGACTACGCCCTGCTCGACGAGGGCGTGAAGGTCAGCGATGTCGACGCTTTCGCCACCGCGCGTGCCGTCGCCAGGACACACGGGCTGCTGATCGGCGGATCGGCGGGCGGTTCGGTGCACAATGCCCTGGCGCGCCTCGAGGAGTTCCCGGCCGGATCGACCGTGGTGACCATCGTCTGCGACGGCGGCGAGAAGTATCTCGACACCGTGTTCGACGACGACTGGATGAGCGCGCGTGAGCTGCTCGACCCCGCCGCCGAATGCGCGGTGACCACCCTGCTGCGCCGCTACTCCCCGCTGCGCCGCCACGACGAATTGATGGAGGTCAGGTGA
- a CDS encoding MATE family efflux transporter, with protein MSGRITDSGALARLATPIALTQLAQVAISTTNLALMGTLGVREVAAGGLALVLFNQIRTMCVGLITGSGNQIAGTVSAAGRRGRSADAEVRAIVRAAFVIATLAGLLGGALLIGLGWALPWLGQDEGVLAAARPMMIALAPGLLPCLWFQVLRQYTVGMQRPQALLLVTLGSVALNLVLALAFIHGWAGLPAFGLTGVGIATSLVFLITFAVFWAMVRHDEHLSTTLPSTPWPVRWSMVREELRLGTPIALTYGSEAGMFSVLALVMGSFGPAALAAHNVVYQIIYIVFQVAIGLSHGASILVSEAVARDEYSRAKALAWLALRHAAVLAVVTGAVYVLAPGLVLAPFLEATDTDTIAIAHTLLLIGIVLQYFDAAQNIGTGLLRGLKETSIGFRLSLIGYWGVGLPAALLLAFPLHLGAAGVWWGLTAGLATTAALMLRKYFALLDQASTPRPRRIPATQAG; from the coding sequence GTGAGCGGCAGGATCACCGACAGCGGCGCGCTGGCCAGGCTCGCGACGCCGATCGCGCTCACTCAGCTCGCGCAGGTCGCGATCTCGACGACCAATCTCGCCCTGATGGGCACGCTGGGCGTGCGCGAGGTCGCCGCCGGTGGCCTCGCGCTCGTGCTGTTCAACCAGATCCGCACCATGTGCGTCGGGTTGATCACCGGCAGCGGGAACCAGATCGCGGGTACGGTGAGCGCCGCGGGCCGGCGCGGGCGCTCGGCCGATGCCGAGGTACGCGCGATCGTCCGGGCCGCGTTCGTCATCGCCACCCTGGCCGGTCTACTCGGCGGTGCACTGCTGATCGGGCTCGGCTGGGCGCTGCCCTGGCTCGGACAGGACGAAGGCGTGCTGGCGGCGGCGCGGCCGATGATGATCGCGCTGGCACCGGGCCTGCTGCCGTGTCTGTGGTTCCAGGTGCTGCGGCAATACACCGTCGGCATGCAGCGGCCGCAGGCGCTGCTGCTGGTGACGCTGGGTTCGGTCGCGTTGAACCTGGTGCTCGCGCTGGCGTTCATCCACGGCTGGGCCGGCCTGCCCGCCTTCGGGCTGACCGGGGTCGGCATCGCGACCTCGCTGGTCTTCCTGATCACCTTCGCGGTGTTCTGGGCGATGGTCCGCCACGACGAGCACCTCAGCACGACACTGCCGAGCACACCGTGGCCGGTGCGCTGGTCGATGGTCCGCGAGGAACTGCGCCTCGGCACCCCCATCGCGCTCACCTACGGTTCCGAAGCCGGGATGTTCTCGGTGCTCGCCCTGGTGATGGGCAGCTTCGGCCCCGCCGCGCTGGCCGCGCACAATGTGGTCTACCAGATCATCTACATCGTGTTCCAGGTCGCGATCGGGCTCTCGCACGGCGCATCGATCCTGGTCAGCGAGGCCGTGGCCCGCGACGAGTACAGCCGCGCCAAGGCGCTGGCCTGGCTGGCACTGCGCCACGCCGCGGTCCTGGCGGTCGTCACCGGCGCGGTCTACGTCCTGGCCCCCGGTCTCGTCCTTGCCCCGTTCCTCGAGGCCACCGACACCGACACCATCGCGATCGCCCACACCCTGCTGCTCATCGGCATCGTGCTGCAGTACTTCGACGCCGCCCAGAACATCGGCACCGGCCTCCTGCGCGGCCTCAAGGAAACCTCCATCGGCTTCCGCCTGTCCCTGATCGGCTACTGGGGCGTGGGTCTGCCCGCCGCCCTCCTCCTGGCCTTCCCCCTCCACCTCGGCGCCGCAGGCGTCTGGTGGGGCCTCACCGCCGGCCTGGCGACCACCGCCGCCCTCATGCTCCGCAAGTACTTCGCCCTACTCGACCAGGCCAGTACGCCCCGGCCGCGGCGTATCCCGGCGACCCAGGCGGGCTGA
- a CDS encoding alanine racemase: MSTPPDAPRAEAPPTAAAPGSIAPVETGHVGTTPGGIRSSGSAAVEAGPVKAVPVEEGPVVTGGGRQRVPGGEPGAHCAPAMPSYVDHVERRLLDDPQVLGDIADVVGGPFHVMYPERVARNIGTFQAAFGAAGVDGFVYFGKKANKAACVARACADSGAGIDVASAGELVAALAQGVRGEDLMITGPAKSDELLWLAARHRALIAIDALDELERLVALNLAARIVLRALPDGSTSRFGLAPGELSQAVERIDPGGPILLSGFSFHLTGYDAIARSEQAAALIDLCLRTRAQGHPADTISIGGGFGVDYLDAASWARFRDTVSDNWFHANPPKSGYYPYHFPVPGAAMLTAILAHRDLADRLRDNDIRLAVEPGRALLDRAGSSVFRVQGVKSRTVGAEPYDILTVDGTSLSLSEQWFDSEYLPDPVLWPVHPGHRTPTSVGASTCLESDLLSRRRIPLPRRARVGDLLVYPNTAGYQMDSNESPFHELPLPPKVVLSAGPDRLRWRLDAPAR, translated from the coding sequence ATGAGCACCCCGCCCGACGCCCCGCGCGCCGAAGCACCCCCCACTGCCGCGGCGCCCGGCAGCATCGCGCCAGTCGAGACCGGACACGTCGGCACCACACCCGGCGGTATCAGGTCTTCCGGTTCGGCGGCGGTCGAGGCGGGGCCCGTCAAGGCCGTGCCGGTCGAGGAAGGGCCGGTCGTGACCGGGGGCGGGCGGCAGCGTGTGCCCGGTGGGGAGCCGGGGGCACACTGCGCTCCGGCAATGCCCTCGTATGTCGATCACGTGGAGCGGCGACTACTCGATGATCCGCAGGTGCTCGGGGACATCGCCGACGTGGTCGGTGGGCCGTTCCATGTCATGTATCCCGAGCGGGTCGCCCGGAACATCGGCACTTTCCAGGCGGCGTTCGGTGCCGCCGGTGTGGACGGGTTCGTCTACTTCGGGAAGAAGGCGAACAAGGCCGCGTGTGTGGCTCGGGCGTGCGCCGACAGCGGCGCGGGAATCGATGTCGCGAGCGCCGGCGAGTTGGTCGCGGCGTTGGCGCAGGGGGTGCGGGGCGAGGATCTGATGATCACCGGGCCCGCGAAATCCGACGAGCTCTTGTGGCTGGCGGCGCGGCATCGGGCGCTGATCGCCATCGATGCGCTCGACGAGCTGGAACGGCTTGTCGCGCTGAACCTTGCGGCGCGCATCGTGTTGCGGGCGTTGCCCGATGGCTCTACCAGCCGATTCGGGTTGGCCCCCGGCGAATTGAGCCAGGCCGTCGAGCGGATCGATCCCGGCGGCCCGATCCTGCTGTCGGGCTTCAGTTTCCACCTGACCGGCTACGACGCCATCGCACGATCCGAGCAGGCCGCGGCGCTGATCGATCTCTGCCTGCGTACCCGCGCACAAGGCCACCCGGCGGACACGATCTCGATCGGCGGTGGATTCGGGGTCGACTATCTCGACGCGGCCTCCTGGGCACGGTTCCGAGACACAGTCAGCGACAACTGGTTCCACGCGAACCCGCCGAAGAGTGGCTACTACCCTTACCACTTCCCGGTGCCGGGCGCGGCCATGCTCACCGCGATCCTGGCCCACCGCGACCTCGCCGACCGACTGCGCGACAACGACATTCGCCTAGCCGTGGAACCCGGTCGCGCCCTGCTGGACCGGGCGGGCAGCTCGGTCTTCCGCGTGCAAGGTGTGAAGTCGCGTACCGTCGGGGCCGAACCGTATGACATCCTCACCGTCGACGGCACCAGCCTGAGCCTGTCCGAGCAGTGGTTCGACAGCGAATACCTGCCCGATCCGGTGCTGTGGCCCGTACACCCCGGCCATCGCACCCCGACCAGTGTCGGCGCCAGCACCTGCCTGGAATCCGACCTGTTGAGCAGGCGGCGCATCCCGCTGCCCCGGCGTGCCCGCGTCGGCGATCTGCTCGTCTACCCGAACACCGCCGGGTATCAGATGGACTCCAACGAGTCCCCGTTCCACGAGCTGCCGCTCCCGCCGAAAGTGGTCCTGTCCGCAGGCCCCGATCGGCTGCGCTGGCGGCTGGACGCCCCAGCCCGCTGA
- a CDS encoding TerD family protein has translation MSVTLAKGGNVSLSKQTDNLTKIAVGLGWDVRTTTGADHDLDASALATGANLKVLSDQHFVFYNNLRSPEGTIEHTGDNLTGEGDGDDEIINVDLAATPPSITNIFFPVSIHDAQARGQSFGQIRNAYIRVTDANTGVELARYDLSEDASTETAMVFGELYRYNNEWKFRAIGQGYASGLAGIARDYGVNI, from the coding sequence ATGAGCGTCACACTGGCCAAGGGCGGCAACGTTTCGCTGTCGAAGCAGACCGACAATCTCACCAAGATCGCGGTGGGTCTCGGCTGGGACGTCCGCACCACGACCGGCGCCGACCACGACCTCGACGCCAGCGCGCTGGCGACCGGAGCCAACCTGAAGGTGCTCTCCGACCAGCACTTCGTCTTCTACAACAACCTGCGCTCGCCGGAAGGCACGATCGAGCACACCGGTGACAACCTGACCGGTGAGGGCGACGGCGACGACGAGATCATCAATGTCGACCTGGCCGCCACCCCGCCCTCGATCACCAACATCTTCTTCCCGGTGTCGATCCACGACGCCCAGGCCCGCGGACAGTCCTTCGGCCAGATCCGCAACGCCTACATCCGCGTCACCGACGCCAACACCGGTGTCGAGCTGGCTCGCTACGACCTGTCCGAGGACGCGTCGACCGAGACCGCCATGGTGTTCGGTGAGCTGTACCGGTACAACAACGAGTGGAAGTTCCGGGCCATCGGGCAGGGGTACGCGTCGGGGTTGGCGGGCATCGCCCGGGATTACGGTGTGAACATCTAG